CCAAGGTGCGCCACGAACCAGACGTTCACTCCAAACGCGATCGCGCCCGGTTAAGCTACCAACCCCAGCTTTCGCATAAGCCGCATCAGTGGCTTCTTCTTCCACTAAATCAATGACATCATCAAAGGTAATATCCCCCACTAAGCGCCCTTCCCGATCAAGCACGGGAATCGCTGGCAAATCATAATCCTTGAGTAACTTCGCCGCTTGTAAATCTCGGGTATCGACACTAGCTGCGATTTGAGTTCCCTCTACAAGCTCACTCACTGGAACTTGGGGACTCGCTTTAATTAAGTTGACTGTTTGCAAAAAGCCTTTGTAATAGCGTTCTTTATCAATTAAAAAGATAATTGCTAACTCATTAGGATTAAGATTAGACTCTTTGACCTGTTCGAGGGCTGTTCCCACGGTAATATTATCGCGAACCGCAAGAAAGCGCAGATTCATAATCCGTCCTGCACTGCGCTCAGGATACCCAAGCAGTCGGTTAACGTTTTCCCGAGAATTGGGGCTAAGATTACCGATAAGGCGCTTAGTAACTTTTGCAGGAAGTTCCTCAAATAATCGCACTCGTTCATCTGCTGGCAACGCTTCTACCAAGTGCATTACCTTGGGATCTTCCATAGATTGAATGAGTTCAGCCTGCTCTTCTGCGCGAAGATATTCAAAAACAGCAATTGCTTTATCTTTATCTAATAGCCGAAAAGCAAGAACCCGTTTATCAGGGTCAATCTCCATCAAGAGTTGGACTAATTCAGTTGCTGGAATTTGATTAGCTTCTTTTTTTGCCGCTTGTAGGGCATTCGGTTGTAATAAGTCTTCGAGAACATTTTGATGCATAAAACACCTCTACATGAGTTTAAATCGGGTTTAATCAACACAAAGGAATCCTAATGTTAACCACCGACTCCCTCTCTCTCAGCACCATATCAAGCAATGAGACACGATTTCCCTAGCTTGAGAGAATAGGGAATGTCCTTTGATTAAGCGTAAAGAGCCCTCACAACGACAAGGACTGAATCAAGCCAAAGAAAAGACCTGAGTGTTACACTATAATGTTTGTCGCGACAAAGAGGTGTTCTAGTCTGATTTCCGAAAAAATAACTATTACTTTCTCGGCTCATCTCCTTATTTTCGCAGCCACTATGCCCAGTAGTGACCAGAGATGAACCTGCTATCTTCACATTTGGGCGAAAAAGCAGACATTCAAAGTTCTGAGCCACCACTGGCCATAGCCCCTACTTCGACTAGAATCCTCATCCTCGGTGAGGGAGTCTCGCAGTGCAGCTTGGCTACAACTACCAGCGGTTTCCATTCCTTATAAAGTCCTTAACTAACTTCAAAAAACTAAATCAGCAGCTTTTTAATAAAACTTTTAACTGCTTGTGTTGAATTATATCATCAATCACGGTTCTGTCAACTATGCAAACCAAGCCCCATGTTCTAGCACTTTAACGCCATAAATGGCGGCGTTTTGAACCTGTGATTTTGCGATAACTCTGCTATTTTATTAGATTGAGACACTTAGATCCTACTATCAACTTGTTTGAAGATGACAAACAACAATTCTTTAATCCAGCAATGGCAGAGCAAAATTAGAATTGCCGATAGTAACAATATACTAATCCACTGTAAAAACTGTGACGAAGAATGGGTTAACTCTGAGCCAGAAGTAACTTGTTATCAATGTGGAAGCAAAAACCTTGAGCAAATTCGTTGCTGGCAATTTCCAGACGATTGAGTCATAATTTGATAAATCTGAAGATATCTAGCCGTAAATTTCCCCCCTAGGGTTACGGCTATTCCCATTGTAAATACTTAATAATAGAGGATAAAGTGAAACCAATAGATAAGAAAAGTTAAGAAAGTCGTCTAGCTATAACGTATAAACTATGTTTGAATATTTTACTGATAAAGCCATCAAATCAGTTGTTCTTGCTCAAGAAGAAGCCCGACGGATGAAGCAAAATCTGGTAGGCAGTGAGCAAGTCTTGCTGGGGATCATTGCCGAAGGAACCAGTGAGGCAGCACAAATCTTAAATCAGTTGGGGGTAAAACTCCAAGATGCGCGTCAAATCGTAGAAGGATTAGTGGGTTCAGGTTCAGATAATGTGCCAGCGAATATTCCCTTTACCCCCCGAGCCAAGCGTATTTTTGAACAAGCTCTTGAAATTTCTCGGCAAAAATCTCAGGAGACCATTCTGCCTGAACATATTTTACTGGCAATGACTCAAGAAGAGGGAGTGGCTACTAAGGTATTGAACCAATTAGGGGTAGAACCTCAACAAGTAGCTAACCAATTACAAGAAGCCCTAGACAATCCTAACTCAGGCAATGACGAACCTTCTGCGCCTGCCGCTGCTACTATGGGAGGAGAAGGTCGTCAACGGGGATTTGGCTTTAATCAGCAGCAACAGCAACAAAGTGAGGGCTTAAAGTCTTTTGCTACCAATTTAACCGATCGCGCTAGAAATGAAGAAATTGACCCCATCATCGGACGCGACCAAGAAATTGAACGCACCATCCAAATTTTAGGTCGTCGCACCAAAATAATCCAGTCTTAGTGGGAGAAC
This window of the Euhalothece natronophila Z-M001 genome carries:
- the mgtE gene encoding magnesium transporter — protein: MHQNVLEDLLQPNALQAAKKEANQIPATELVQLLMEIDPDKRVLAFRLLDKDKAIAVFEYLRAEEQAELIQSMEDPKVMHLVEALPADERVRLFEELPAKVTKRLIGNLSPNSRENVNRLLGYPERSAGRIMNLRFLAVRDNITVGTALEQVKESNLNPNELAIIFLIDKERYYKGFLQTVNLIKASPQVPVSELVEGTQIAASVDTRDLQAAKLLKDYDLPAIPVLDREGRLVGDITFDDVIDLVEEEATDAAYAKAGVGSLTGRDRVWSERLVRGAPWYAIRLRILFLIVTLVGGFLVGGVIERFEETLEAVVVAAVFIPLVMDMGGNVGTQSSTIFARGLAWNQIDVKRFYPYLFREVKIGLMMGAALGIMGGIVALFWQGIPNDAPEIGLAVGLGLFCVILLGSVLGACLPWIMLKAGFDHGPGADPFITTIKDFVGLLIYFSLVDLFLGIG